In one Vicugna pacos chromosome 22, VicPac4, whole genome shotgun sequence genomic region, the following are encoded:
- the CERS4 gene encoding ceramide synthase 4 gives MWSSLNEWLWQDRFWLPANNSWADLEDRDGLVYPHPRDMLMALPLALVLLAVRFTFERFVGLPLSRWLGLRSQTRRLVKPIAALEKHFLTEGQRPTEPQMTLLAAQCGLTLRQTQHWFRRRRDQDRPCLSKKFCEASWRFVFYLCSFIGGLLVLYHESWLWTPVMCWDNYPKQTLKLALYHWYLMELSFYISLLITLPFDIKRKDFKEQVVHHFITITLIVFSYSANLLRIGSLVLLLHDSSDFLLEACKLFNYTHWRRTCDTLFIIFSLVFFYTRLVLFPTEIIYTTYYESIANLEPFFSYYFFNTLLMLLQLLHVFWSCLILRMIYSFMKKGQMEKDIRSDVEDSDSSDGEAAPEVPRLKNGAAHQPGVAPTDGPRIRAAGRVANGHTRAT, from the exons ATGTGGTCCAGCCTGAACGAGTGGCTGTGGCAGGACAGGTTCTGGCTGCCAGCCAACAACTCATGGGCTGACCTAGAGGACCGAGATGGCTTGGTCTACCCCCACCCCCGGGACATGCTGATGGCCCTGCCCCTGGCGCTGGTGCTGCTGGCCGTGCGCTTTACCTTTGAGAG GTTCGTCGGCCTGCCCCTGAGCCGGTGGCTGGGGCTGCGCAGTCAGACCAGGAGGCTGGTGAAGCCCATTGCCGCTCTGGAGAAGCACTTCCTGACGGAAGGGCAGAGGCCCACGGAG ccccagatgACCCTCCTGGCCGCCCAGTGCGGCCTCACGCTGCGGCAGACCCAACACTGGTTCCGGAGACGCCGGGACCAGGACCGGCCCTGCCTGAGCAAGAAGTTCTGTGAGGCCAG TTGGAGGTTCGTCTTCTACCTGTGCTCCTTCATCGGTGGACTCTTGGTCCTGTACCAC GAGTCGTGGCTGTGGACGCCGGTGATGTGCTGGGACAATTACCCAAAGCAG ACCCTGAAGCTGGCCCTGTACCACTGGTACCTCATGGAGCTGAGTTTCTACATCTCCCTGCTGATCACGCTGCCCTTCGACATCAAGCGCAAG GATTTCAAGGAGCAGGTGGTGCATCACTTCATAACCATCACCCTGATCGTCTTCTCCTACAGCGCGAACCTGCTGCGCATTGGCTCTCTGGTGCTGCTGCTGCATGACTCCTCCGACTTCCTGCTGGAG GCCTGTAAGTTGTTCAACTACACGCACTGGCGGCGCACTTGCGACACTCTCTTCATCATCTTCTCCTTGGTCTTCTTCTACACTCGCCTTGTGCTCTTCCCCACGGA GATCATCTACACCACGTACTACGAATCCATTGCCAACCTGGAACCCTTCTTCAGCTACTACTTCTTCAACACGCTTCTGatgctgctgcagctgctgcacGTGTTCTGGTCTTGTCTCATCCTTCGCATGATCTACAGCTTTATGAAGAAAGGCCAG ATGGAGAAGGATATTCGCAGTGACGTGGAGGATTCGGATTCAAGCGACGGGGAGGCCGCCCCAGAGGTTCCGCGGCTGAAGAATGGGGCAGCTCATCAGCCTGGAGTGGCCCCCACCGATGGCCCTCGGATCCGGGCAGCTGGGCGGGTGGCCAATGGGCACACACGAGCCACATAG